The Nitrospira lenta DNA window GAGGAAGCCGGCATCTATCTGGAATCAACTTTCCACGATTACGAATCGGTGCGAAACGGAAAGAGCACGCAAGTCAGCGCGCTGGAGATTCGAACACTCGCTGCGGCCATTACCAAGACAGACGTCCTGGAATCACGGCGCAGCTTTGAGCACGGCCGACCGGTTTTTACCATTCGCATTCGAGCCGTGGTGAATGTGGATCACCTCCAAGAGGCGGTTCGGCGCTGGCGATCCGAAGAACAGTTAGCCGCACATTTCAGACAATTACAAAAGGAAAACGCCGAACTCAAGGCACAGCTCCGCGAGGCGCAAACGCCACCGTCAGGCGTACGCACACTTGCCATCGATCCACCAGGACGCACGGGGTCGCAGGGACAAGCACGCCACCTCCTTGAAACTGCCCTCCACTCGTATAACCTTCGCCAGAAAATCGATCTGACATCACAAGCCGCAGCACTGGATCCTCAATTCGTAGATCCGCTGATTGTCAGAGGACAGACCTATCTAAAGATGGCTTCCTTGGCCTTTTCCAATAAATCTCTCCCAAGTGAATATTCTGAGTATATCGACTGCGCCCGAATGGACTTTGACCGCGCCCTCATTTTAGACGCAAGAAATCCATGGGCACTCCTCGGACAGGGAGACGTACATACGTGGCTGAACCAGCCGGAAGTGGCCGAAAACGCTTACACACAGGCCCTGGAAATCGATCCCTTTTTCGACATTGCCCGCCAGCGACTCATTCGTGTGACGACTTCTCAAGCTCGCAAGCTGGTATCTACGAAGCAATGGGGGCCTGCGATGACGACCCTCAATCGGATGCTCAACTCATCGGCCTCTGAAAGCTGGATCCCTTCTCAAAAAGAGGCCTACCTCCTCCGAGGCGAACTTCACCAAAGACTGAATCAGTCTGCTCAAGCTATTGATGATTTGAGCG harbors:
- a CDS encoding tetratricopeptide repeat protein; the protein is MNRATLLPLTPAALLLPIIFLVASEATATETTVVTEGQYVMADGDTLAMAEDKVLQRAQRKAVEEAGIYLESTFHDYESVRNGKSTQVSALEIRTLAAAITKTDVLESRRSFEHGRPVFTIRIRAVVNVDHLQEAVRRWRSEEQLAAHFRQLQKENAELKAQLREAQTPPSGVRTLAIDPPGRTGSQGQARHLLETALHSYNLRQKIDLTSQAAALDPQFVDPLIVRGQTYLKMASLAFSNKSLPSEYSEYIDCARMDFDRALILDARNPWALLGQGDVHTWLNQPEVAENAYTQALEIDPFFDIARQRLIRVTTSQARKLVSTKQWGPAMTTLNRMLNSSASESWIPSQKEAYLLRGELHQRLNQSAQAIDDLSVVIDIDPTHVQALMMRGQLYQEQQHGQLAKEDFEQACILGAPTACEQLP